One window from the genome of Haladaptatus paucihalophilus DX253 encodes:
- a CDS encoding YkgJ family cysteine cluster protein — translation MEVNCEGCAGCCIDWRDIAPEIPDHERRGARKPLDDAHNFVPLMREEVVAFVEAGLADALTPRLWQDDSGTDVGGVKLAAIEGKPAFFLGLRKPLKPVEPFDSEEPRWLPTCAFLDPKTLQCRIHDDDLYPLECSEYPGHNLKLGQETECERVEAAFDGDRLVDDEPPDALSGLLLGPQAVGEKVFVHPEPDELAGVVERMRAGELTDEDRARFVATAAANRPGTTSINRETYETVLATVRETDSWVGRSIRAWEAMSQTKTGVPDPSVAERIEPGAGAPSPPGW, via the coding sequence ATGGAGGTGAACTGTGAGGGATGTGCGGGTTGTTGTATCGATTGGCGCGACATCGCACCCGAAATCCCGGACCACGAACGACGCGGCGCACGAAAGCCGTTGGACGACGCCCACAATTTCGTCCCGCTCATGCGCGAGGAAGTGGTGGCGTTCGTCGAAGCGGGACTCGCCGACGCATTGACGCCGCGGCTCTGGCAGGACGATTCGGGGACGGACGTCGGCGGCGTGAAACTGGCCGCCATCGAGGGAAAGCCCGCGTTCTTTCTCGGCCTTCGCAAACCGCTCAAGCCGGTCGAGCCGTTCGACAGCGAGGAACCGAGATGGCTCCCGACCTGTGCGTTTCTCGACCCGAAAACGCTCCAGTGCCGGATTCACGACGACGACCTGTATCCGCTGGAGTGTTCGGAGTACCCCGGTCACAACCTGAAGTTGGGACAAGAGACGGAGTGTGAACGAGTCGAGGCGGCGTTCGACGGAGACCGACTGGTGGACGACGAACCGCCGGACGCGCTCTCGGGACTCCTGCTCGGACCGCAAGCCGTCGGCGAAAAAGTTTTCGTCCATCCCGAACCCGACGAACTGGCGGGAGTCGTCGAGCGCATGCGTGCGGGCGAGCTAACCGACGAGGACCGCGCACGGTTCGTCGCCACTGCCGCGGCTAATCGACCTGGGACGACGAGCATCAACCGTGAAACGTACGAAACGGTGTTAGCGACGGTACGCGAGACCGACTCGTGGGTCGGTCGGTCGATTCGTGCGTGGGAAGCGATGTCGCAAACAAAAACCGGAGTTCCGGACCCGTCGGTCGCGGAGCGAATCGAACCGGGAGCCGGTGCACCATCGCCTCCCGGTTGGTGA
- a CDS encoding DUF5786 family protein yields MSMGAYDEEEHERRERKNSTVDAAFDDERSQYHGTVEYDSGDSAEDLLKQFEKMKSE; encoded by the coding sequence ATGTCAATGGGTGCCTATGACGAAGAAGAACACGAACGTCGTGAGCGGAAGAACAGTACCGTCGATGCGGCTTTCGACGACGAACGGTCGCAGTATCACGGGACTGTCGAGTACGACTCCGGCGATTCGGCCGAAGACCTTCTCAAGCAGTTCGAGAAGATGAAGTCCGAGTAG
- a CDS encoding DUF5784 family protein, translating to MASPLRFRRSTERWDDDRITTELYSHLDSNLGARSTTPHYVEPNGFEARRFEMDNGDVALFVWNDDLAYWLGNTETPPALWRTNKHTFDEVPYPIARWSQRELLADLAVESPWLAEYDYLSWFFLPVFFSKDGRETSRAFFRKYAAGFPDATRDEALSFYERFLSTGALDDYRYTMASKLGTSEYFDENRMSSTMSEFTVAKVLTDAGYDVEPEIEVTTGHSLDFRADPRDGDQSSLVEVTRPRPPTRRAADTPVAAVRETAETKTNGQLSEHGGGAVLFVDCTGFRDDEWAAVVGEQPGVRHRPAVVFRARPSGHIEAYEKGSVPLSLNRALEWV from the coding sequence GTGGCAAGCCCGCTCCGCTTTCGCCGCTCTACGGAGCGGTGGGACGACGACCGCATAACGACGGAGTTGTATTCGCACCTCGACTCGAACCTCGGGGCGCGTTCGACGACGCCCCACTACGTCGAACCGAACGGCTTCGAGGCGCGACGCTTCGAGATGGACAACGGCGACGTGGCGCTGTTCGTCTGGAACGACGACCTCGCCTATTGGCTCGGGAACACCGAGACGCCGCCCGCGCTGTGGCGAACGAACAAGCACACCTTCGACGAGGTTCCGTACCCCATCGCGCGATGGAGTCAACGCGAACTCCTCGCAGATTTGGCCGTCGAATCGCCGTGGCTGGCCGAGTACGATTACCTCTCGTGGTTCTTCCTTCCCGTCTTCTTCTCGAAGGACGGGCGGGAAACCTCGCGGGCGTTCTTCCGCAAGTACGCGGCGGGATTCCCCGACGCGACGCGCGACGAGGCGCTCTCGTTTTACGAACGGTTCCTCAGCACCGGCGCGTTGGACGACTATCGGTACACGATGGCCTCGAAACTCGGGACGAGCGAGTACTTCGACGAGAACCGAATGAGTTCCACGATGAGCGAGTTCACCGTGGCGAAGGTGTTGACCGACGCCGGATACGACGTGGAGCCCGAAATCGAAGTGACGACCGGCCACTCGCTCGACTTTCGCGCCGACCCGCGGGACGGCGACCAGTCCTCGTTGGTCGAAGTGACCCGTCCGCGTCCACCCACGCGGCGGGCCGCCGATACACCCGTCGCGGCGGTGCGCGAGACGGCCGAAACGAAGACGAACGGGCAGTTGAGCGAACACGGCGGCGGTGCTGTGTTGTTCGTCGATTGCACCGGTTTCCGGGACGACGAGTGGGCCGCCGTCGTCGGCGAACAACCCGGTGTTCGCCACCGACCGGCAGTCGTCTTCCGCGCTCGACCGTCCGGGCACATCGAGGCCTACGAAAAAGGGTCGGTTCCGCTCTCACTGAATCGGGCCCTCGAATGGGTCTGA
- a CDS encoding DUF5789 family protein, giving the protein MTLKQASQLLDSHQYPTDTERLIASHGDYTIDLPNGTETLEEVFNRVGNETYESSQQAQEAMYNGLSSKAIGRRHYSDRDPTTMGTFGPDQISF; this is encoded by the coding sequence ATGACGCTGAAACAGGCAAGCCAACTGCTCGACTCACACCAGTATCCGACCGACACGGAGCGGTTGATCGCGTCCCACGGCGACTACACTATCGACCTCCCCAACGGCACCGAAACGCTCGAAGAGGTGTTCAACCGCGTCGGGAACGAGACGTACGAATCGTCACAGCAGGCACAAGAAGCGATGTACAACGGTCTGAGTAGCAAAGCGATTGGCCGCCGCCACTACAGCGACCGCGACCCCACGACGATGGGGACGTTCGGGCCCGACCAGATCTCCTTCTAA